A section of the Estrella lausannensis genome encodes:
- a CDS encoding nucleotide exchange factor GrpE, translating to MQDQENLKMTKDEAGNQEEPATSEKKRIPVSMHITDIELEELQKEARENKDKYLRILAESENARKRLIKEKQEQIQYALQNVVCDFLAPIDQLEMALKHSNHASTETRQWVIGFEMILAHFKDALAANNVYPYVSVGTAFDAHLHEAVEMVVTAEHPEGIVVEESLKGYKMGDRVIRPARVKVSKSPEQKEENSSGS from the coding sequence ATGCAAGATCAAGAAAACCTCAAAATGACCAAGGACGAAGCGGGCAATCAAGAAGAGCCGGCGACAAGCGAAAAAAAGCGGATCCCGGTCTCAATGCACATTACAGACATCGAGCTTGAAGAACTCCAAAAAGAGGCCAGAGAAAATAAAGATAAATACCTGCGTATCCTCGCGGAATCGGAAAATGCCCGTAAAAGGCTGATCAAAGAGAAGCAAGAGCAGATTCAGTACGCCCTGCAAAATGTGGTATGCGATTTTCTGGCTCCGATTGACCAGCTTGAGATGGCCCTAAAACACTCTAATCACGCCTCCACTGAAACCAGGCAATGGGTGATCGGATTTGAAATGATTCTGGCGCATTTCAAAGATGCCCTCGCTGCCAATAACGTCTATCCCTATGTATCTGTCGGCACCGCCTTCGACGCCCACCTGCACGAAGCGGTAGAAATGGTGGTGACTGCCGAACATCCAGAGGGAATTGTCGTCGAAGAGAGTTTGAAAGGGTATAAAATGGGCGACAGAGTAATCCGCCCGGCACGCGTCAAAGTATCAAAAAGTCCTGAGCAAAAAGAAGAAAACAGCAGCGGCTCATAA
- the hrcA gene encoding heat-inducible transcriptional repressor HrcA → MKKIGREPKLSLKEKRQRSILMGLIEHYIKTGKPVGSNTLKETGFKSLSSATIRNYFTDLESEGLLHQQHTSGGRFPTEKAFRIYIEHHLDSSELPEDFKEKSAPLTSFASKEIASYLPQAAAAVSDATGLAAFFSSPRFDHDFLNEIKLIPVGPERVAALMITDFGVVKMELIALEKKLSSFSIKRIEEYFHFRLHSMDQKPENLSEEEEEVAHRIYNELMVRFVIGHSAFQAEDLIRTGFAKLLSHQDFKDPEQVAASLSLFENSHAMRLILRDSFKRDALRFWIGEDLLPFSAVNPQCSVITIPYHINLQPVGAIGVMGPVRLPYKKLLGALKAASAMISKTLTDAIYKYKITYRQPDAGLPVLFNDKIELNMSKAPILLEDKTFQTP, encoded by the coding sequence GTGAAAAAGATAGGCCGGGAGCCTAAGCTCTCCCTTAAAGAAAAGAGGCAGCGCTCGATCCTGATGGGACTCATCGAGCACTACATCAAAACGGGAAAACCCGTCGGGTCCAACACGCTTAAAGAAACAGGGTTCAAAAGCTTGAGCTCGGCTACGATCCGTAACTATTTTACAGACTTAGAATCGGAAGGCCTCCTCCATCAGCAGCACACCTCGGGCGGACGCTTCCCCACTGAAAAAGCGTTCCGAATCTATATCGAACACCATCTCGACTCAAGCGAGCTCCCTGAAGATTTCAAGGAAAAGAGCGCGCCGCTTACCTCCTTTGCATCCAAAGAGATCGCCTCCTATCTTCCCCAAGCAGCCGCGGCCGTCAGCGATGCGACAGGCCTCGCAGCCTTTTTCTCCTCCCCGCGCTTTGATCACGACTTTTTAAACGAGATCAAGCTGATTCCGGTAGGGCCGGAGAGAGTCGCCGCCCTCATGATCACCGATTTCGGGGTTGTCAAGATGGAGTTGATCGCGCTGGAAAAAAAATTAAGCTCATTCAGCATCAAACGCATCGAAGAGTACTTCCATTTCAGGCTCCACTCCATGGATCAAAAACCTGAAAATTTAAGCGAGGAAGAAGAGGAAGTAGCCCACCGCATCTACAACGAACTGATGGTCCGCTTCGTGATCGGCCATTCGGCCTTTCAGGCAGAAGATCTGATCAGGACAGGGTTTGCGAAACTGCTTAGCCACCAAGACTTTAAAGATCCCGAGCAAGTCGCCGCCTCTCTCTCTCTGTTTGAAAACAGCCACGCTATGCGCCTGATCTTGCGCGACAGCTTCAAGAGAGATGCCCTCCGGTTTTGGATCGGCGAAGACCTACTGCCCTTTTCAGCGGTCAACCCCCAATGCTCCGTGATCACCATTCCCTATCACATCAACCTGCAGCCGGTCGGCGCAATCGGAGTCATGGGTCCCGTACGCCTTCCCTACAAAAAATTGCTAGGCGCACTGAAAGCCGCTTCGGCGATGATCAGTAAGACGCTGACCGACGCGATCTACAAATACAAAATAACTTACCGCCAGCCTGATGCGGGGCTCCCGGTGCTCTTCAACGACAAAATAGAGCTGAACATGAGTAAAGCACCCATCCTGCTGGAAGATAAAACCTTCCAAACCCCTTAA